In the Coturnix japonica isolate 7356 chromosome 6, Coturnix japonica 2.1, whole genome shotgun sequence genome, one interval contains:
- the LOC107315954 gene encoding homeobox protein vent1-like has protein sequence MSQADFSLAAESKSHGVRPHICCVPPPRAPTSQDRGRNSLLVRAEPRRGSPRLEQPSDCEPREERQSSTGPQEPSEQCPSEPAPDGGWQSADESSGYESESAGGERSEVETPCGSRGRQRRARTAFSSEQVCRMEKTFQRQKYLGASERRKLAAALQLSEVQIKTWFQNRRMKLKRQIQDQQHSLMSPAPHYSFTPGTTPPALLPDEGFPLSFHYPFAPQHQRLLPLPPVSAMQLSFSFPRYDALQSTYHFMANELPYYHQHLFPPHPSFHPVIQNKMDNKCHPVYA, from the exons ATGAGCCAGGCCGACTTTTCCCTGGCAGCAGAGTCCAAATCCCACGGGGTGCGGCCCCACATCTGCTGCGTTCCCCCTCCCCGCGCCCCCACCTCGCAGGACCGCGGCCGCAATTCCCTCCTGGTCAGGGCCGAGCCCCGACGAGGGAGTCCGAGGCTGGAACAGCCCTCAGACTGCGAGCCCCGCGAGGAGCGGCAGAGCAGTACTGGACCCCAGGAGCCCAGCGAGCAGTGCCCGTCGGAGCCAG CCCCTGACGGCGGCTGGCAGAGCGCCGACGAGTCATCTGGCTACGAGAGCGAGAGCGCTGGTGGGGAGCGGTCCGAAGTGGAAACGCCTTGCGGGAGCCGCGGGCGGCAGCGGCGGGCGCGGACTGCGTTCAGCTCGGAGCAGGTGTGCCGGATGGAGAAGACCTTCCAGCGCCAGAAGTACCTGGGAGCCTCGGAGCGGAGGAAGCTGGCTGCCGCCCTGCAGCTCTCGGAGGTCCAG ATCAAGACCTGGTTTCAGAACAGGAGGATGAAACTGAAGAGGCAAATCCAGGACCAACAGCACAGCCTCATGTCTCCTGCTCCGCACTACAGCTTTACCCCGGGAACCACACCTCCAGCCCTCCTTCCCGATGAAGGCTTTCCGTTATCTTTCCACTATCCCTTTGCTCCACAGCATCAGAGACTCCTGCCTCTTCCCCCTGTGTCTGCGATGCagctcagcttctccttccccagaTACGATGCTTTGCAAAGCACCTATCACTTCATGGCAAATGAGCTGCCGTACTACCATCAACACTTGTTTCCTCCTCATCCTTCTTTCCATCCAgtaattcagaataaaatggaCAATAAATGCCATCCTGTGTATGCCTGA
- the LOC107315958 gene encoding homeobox protein vex1-like: MFAPSSGTVSENGESPAVMEKGPFSVEWLAQSSRGGDNHAARGESSGTAAGGRRKNNRGACGAARVTTSPTPLPLPAAHSVQTDPQRGSPAHEVEAGGGSRPRTKFSAAQLQELERSFREQRYIGASEKKRLAAALDLSQSQIKTWFQNRRMKFKRETQDARVEALVSGLFLPYRCYPDTVTPSCRHGVDVSVSSTPGAPLHPAGPSPALLVPPVPAQLPQTALPGTALLFPPSPALPVYSAVIPAVTLTNDHKGLRFQPYLPSC; encoded by the exons ATGTTTGCCCCCAGCTCAGGGACGGTTTCAGAGAACGGGGAGAGCCCCGCTGTCATGGAGAAGGGCCCCTTCTCGGTAGAGTGGTTGGCGCAAAGCAGCCGCGGCGGGGATAACCACGCAGCTCGGGGGGAGAGCAGCGGGACCGCTGCTGGCGGCCGTCGGAAGAATAACAGAGGCGCGTGCGGCGCTGCCCGCGTCACCACCTCTCCGACACCGCTCCCCCTCCCCGCAGCACACTCAGTACAAACGGACCCGCAGCGGGGCAGCCCCGCGCACGAGGTGGAGGCGGGAGGCGGCTCCCGGCCCCGCACCAAATTCTCGGCGGCGCAGCTGCAGGAGCTCGAGCGGAGCTTCCGCGAGCAGCGCTACATCGGAGCCAGCGAGAAGAAGCGGCTGGCGGCGGCGCTGGACCTCTCGCAGAGCCAG ATAAAGACCTGGTTTCAGAATCGCCGCATGAAATTTAAACGTGAGACGCAGGATGCCAGGGTGGAAGCCCTTGTCTCAGGCCTGTTCCTTCCTTATCGCTGTTACCCGGATACGGTGACACCCAGCTGTCGTCATGGGGTGGATGTCAGTGTCTCCTCTACCCCCGGTGCTCCCCTCCACCCAGCAgggcccagcccagccctgctggtgcCCCCTGTTCCAGCTCAGCTCCCGCAGACAGCTTTGCCAGGCACAGCCTTGCTGTttccccccagcccagcactgcctgtgtACTCCGCTGTGATCCCAGCTGTGACTTTAACCAACGACCACAAAGGACTGAGGTTCCAGCCCTACCTACCTTCTTGTTAA